A window from Zavarzinia compransoris encodes these proteins:
- the tagF gene encoding type VI secretion system-associated protein TagF — protein sequence MPGDSLIGTTAALAAVPVPGMAAEAAPPGERNLPPPRLAGFYGKLPARGDFVGRRLSEAFVETWDRFLTEGLTAAAGRLGGGFADRYLVSPFWRFALGPGIAGPETVVGVFAPSVDRVGRYFPLTAALELPGESAPAALAAAEAWLPLAEQAIYDALMPDGSLETLDDTIAALPVAPPPAAAPAPEGGRMVQTSLLAQGLLALAAFPAPPVLFWTLGSVELPPRLLSFGALPSPTVFAAFLDGAWEGDRP from the coding sequence GTGCCCGGCGACTCTCTGATCGGCACCACGGCGGCCCTGGCGGCCGTGCCGGTGCCGGGCATGGCGGCGGAGGCCGCCCCGCCCGGCGAGCGAAACCTGCCGCCGCCGCGGCTGGCCGGGTTCTACGGCAAGCTGCCGGCGCGCGGCGATTTCGTCGGGCGGCGCCTGTCCGAGGCGTTCGTCGAAACCTGGGACCGCTTCCTGACCGAGGGGCTGACCGCCGCCGCCGGCCGCCTGGGCGGCGGTTTCGCCGACCGCTATCTGGTCAGTCCGTTCTGGCGCTTCGCCCTGGGCCCGGGCATCGCCGGGCCGGAGACCGTGGTCGGCGTCTTCGCCCCCAGCGTCGACCGGGTGGGGCGCTATTTTCCCCTGACCGCCGCCCTGGAACTGCCGGGCGAGAGCGCGCCGGCGGCGCTGGCGGCGGCCGAAGCCTGGCTGCCCCTGGCCGAACAGGCGATCTACGACGCCCTGATGCCGGACGGCAGCCTGGAAACCCTGGACGATACGATCGCCGCCCTGCCTGTCGCACCGCCCCCGGCGGCCGCCCCCGCCCCCGAGGGCGGCCGCATGGTGCAGACATCCCTGCTGGCCCAGGGTCTTTTGGCCCTGGCGGCATTTCCGGCCCCGCCGGTTCTGTTCTGGACCCTCGGGTCCGTCGAGCTTCCCCCCCGACTGCTCAGCTTTGGCGCCTTGCCGTCGCCGACGGTATTCGCAGCCTTTCTCGATGGTGCCTGGGAGGGCGACAGACCATGA